The window tgtgttttttttattagtatCTCTCTCTTTTGACTTGGCTTTGTATGTTTTTGTCTAACTAAGGGATTGTACAGGGTGCATGTATATAATGTAGAAGATGTGGTGTTATGTGCTTTGCCGTATCACGATACGCATGCGTTTGTCCGTATTGTTCAGCTGATTACCACTGGGTTAGTGAGCGATGATTCTTTTCATTCATTCGTTTTTTTTGAGTGTTAGCTTCTTGATTTATCAACAACTCATTTGTATTATAGAAACACCAAGTGGAAGTTTCTGGATGGTGTGAAGAACTCAGGTGCTCCACCTCCTAGAGCTGTTATCGTTCACCAGTGTATACGTGATATGAATGTATTGGAGGCCTTGTGTGACTATGTAAGTAGCTGTTGTTTATATATCCCCAAATTGTCTGTGTGAATTACATATATGAACATGTTATTTTGTTGGTTGTTGTAGGGATCTCGGACCAAGAAGTATCAGCCTTCAAAACCCGTGGTCAGCTTCTCCACAGCTGTTGTCGTCGAGGTTCTAGGTTCTGTGGCCAAGGTTGATGGAGATATTGTAAAGCAGATTTTACCATTTGTGGACTCTGGTCTTCAGTCCGCTGTAAAAGGATGTTTAGATCAGCAGGTTTGTAAAGCGGAATCTATCAATATTGttgattaaattaaatttgtttcAGTCTGTGTGATTATTgtgacatgtttttttttctaggcTGGTGCGTTGATGGTTGTTGGCATGTTGGCTACCAGAGCCACGCTAAATGATAACCTTATCAAACGCTTTATGAGGTCAATCATCGACATTTCTCGTGAACATGCCAAAGAGTCCTCTGATCGTCATTGGCTTCGATTGTCATTTATGGCATTGATTAATCTGGTTCAGGTGCGTGAACATTCGATTAATGCTCAGTGCTCACAACTGGCCCGTGTTTGTCTTTTTGAACTAATTGATTTTACTTGATCAACTACAGTTGCAGTCTGTGGACTTGATCCCAAAGAAAGCTTTGGACCTTTTAAAGGAAATAAGGTAGTCACATATAGACTGTATTCCCTCTTGGCTATTTTAATTGTTACTTCtcgtattattatttttccaaCGAGGGCTTCAATTTTGTATAGGGATATTTCTGGTGTTCTTCTAGGCTTGTCCAAAGAGTTCAACATTAAGAGGTTCCTTGCAGTGTTACtagattctcttcttctttacaGGTGCGTATGTGACACTGTTTTGCAATTTTCCAGTGCATCTGTATTGTTAGTGTTCAGTTTTAACTTACTGTATTCTGTTTGCAGTTCGTCTGATGATCAATGTCTGGAAACTCTAGTTTCGATAATTGATAATGTTCCAGTAGACAAGTTGGTTGATCATTTGATCTCCAAGGTTTTCTCTACTTGTATGACACAATACCAGAAGAACAAAAGTGATCTTACATCTTCTACATCTGGTTAGTGAAATGTCAACTACCATGTCTTCAAGTTTACTCTCGTTCGCAGCTCTCTTCTTATAACGGCCTTCGTTGCAACTTGCAATTTAATTGTAGGGAGCTGGGCCAAGAAAATTCTGGCTGTTGTTAGCAAGAAGTATTCTGTTGAATTACGTGCAGCAGTACCAAAATTTATGGAGGTCTGTGTTCCAACTCTCAGTGACTTATTTTCTGCCTTTGTTAGTTATGTCCCTTCTGAATCATAAAATTATTGCTTCAGGATACTAAAGGTCAGTCGAAGAAAGAAGATTTGAAGCTGGAGATCTTGTCTCGTATGATGGATGGAAATTCAGACATTTCCACGCCGTTCATGGATTCAAAATTATGGTTCCGGCTCCACCATCCTAAGGTACTATAAACTGTGATCTTAGTTTTTGtgaatttattttctatttccctTTTGTTCATGACTTACGGCTTGGTATGAACCATATAGGCTGCTGTACGTTGTGCTGCGCTTTCAAGTCTAAACAGTGATCTCAAGAGTGATAGATCTAAGGCAGAGGTATGTATGTTGGGGTACTCATCCAAATATTACTGGTCACGCACTTTTTGGCATTTGAATAACCTTTAAATTCTATGTAACTCTCTGTCCAGAACCTCATCACAATTCAGGATGCTATAGTGCGCCAGCTTTGGGATGATGACCTGGCTGTTGTTCAAGCCGCCCTGTCTATTGATCAGTTGCCCAATATTGTAACCAGTTCTAGTCTTCTGGATGCTTTGCTTCATTTGGTGAAACGGTGTGTTGGGATTCTCCTATCAGGTGATTGAAGTTGCTCTCTTCTTTTCTTAACTTAGCTCAGTGTTGTGGTCTAGAGCTTTATTACCATATCTGTGAAGTTGATCATCAGTCTGTTATCTGATATAACATTTTCGCTAGCAGTAATACCTTGATCGAGTTTGTGTGCTAACATCAATCAGAATGTTTCTAGGCTGCACTGTCTTTCTGATTTTAACTTGCTTTCTTGTCCCCTGCTGGTCCACCGTTTCATTTATAGGAACGTATTATGCTCAGGCCATGTTCTTATTAGAGCCACATTTCTTTGTCTTGTCTATGTTTTTAACTTCTGAATGGGTTTTGGGAATGGCTGAAAGAAAAATATGTGGTGTTGTCAAATAtgtaatccaattttttttaatatattgcctagtgaaatatatatataaccactTCAAGAGTGCAAATTTCTACGATGTGCAGTCAATTTATCTGGAATCAACCGTTTTGTTGTAGGATCACAAAATGTTCAACTTGCAGCAGATGTCGTTGCTCTGTCCCTTAAAATTGCTGTCTCAAGTTTCTGTAATCAAGCAGACTCTACCGAGAAAGTCGCCTCTGCAGTGTTCCCATTTCTCTTAATTCAGCCTAAGGTTCTTTCTCGTTCTCTTTATTTTCTACATCTATGGAAAAAAGACTATTTTGATTTACGCTAATGTTTGTACAATGTCTGTCTGTAGAGTTGGAATTTAAATCTACATGTGCTGACATTGGTGAAGGATGTTAGCTGGCCACTTATCAAGAATCTTGTTGCTGATGACGGAATGGTAAATATGAGTATTTGATTTGCGTATTCTTCATACACCAATATCAAAAATCCTTTTTGTGGTTGTTGtattatttatcatatcttcTAAGAATCTCCTTTTTTCTTGGGCAGAAAAATCTCCCAGATATCATGTCTGGAAATATATCCTCGATAAGCATGGATATCATCAATATTTTGGGGGAAGCACTTTCCTTGGAACCTGATGAGCGTAGGATTGAGCTAATTGAGAGTGCTTGCAACTTTAAGCTTTCTGAAGTTTTGGAAGCATGCAGCAATATCAAATTGACAGAACAGGAACTCAACAAGTTGCAGGTCTGTCATTACTTGTCTGATTTTCATTGGTATTTTAACTATTTCTCTTGTCTATCGTTTGCGTATGTGAGGGGCAAATGATTCTGTGGTTCTTTGTTTCTAACATTTTATGGATGCTCTTAGTAActtgtgaattttttttctcatatcAGAAGGGACTGTTGATCCGTGAAAGTGTGTCCGCATTGAACATGAATATCGTTGACCAGCTGGCGGAAGCATTTCTGATGCACCCTGGTGACATTATTCAGTGGCTTAATAACAGTTGCCAAGATGCACCGTTGTCAAAGACGCTGTTTTACCTTTTGTTGATGCAGTCGTTGCACAAGATGAATTCTTCATCTGGTAAGGTTCTATCCATGGTTTATGCGTTAGCTATATATCTTGATGATAGCTGGGTTTCTATTTCTAAGGACTGTTAAAGTTTTGTCTCCTTTGATAAGTTATCAAGAGTTTATACTGATGGCTGTGCATTCCTTTGATTCAGATCCGAGTCACTTTTTGGATCTTGTCGACCTTTGCTTTCCTGTTCTGAAGACCGAGTGGCAAGATCTTGATGTTGCAGTTGATGTGTCTTTTAAAGAGGTATAGTGTTCTACTGGCTGATGCATTCTTATGTTTCTATAATTTACAATTGTTGCTTACTTTTTGATGTACTGTGTTTTACTTGCAGCTGTCCAAAAGCAACTGCCGCGAACTCTTATATCAACTTTGTGACACCTATGATGTCACTGCACTGAATTCAAAGCTTCTACTCTGCTTGTTTTGGAAATTGGTCGACTCATTCGTTAAACTTGAACCGGCCCATGTCTCTTCGGTGGGTGATTTTCaactctatatttttattattttgttatattgaATCTCTTGCCGCCTAACAACTATATGTGTCCGACGTCTCCTTGGTTCAGGTTTTTAGCAAAAGGTTGTGTAGCGGACTTGaagatttgtttttcttttttgcaaCAACCCGATCACAGCATGTTTTCAAGGAACACCTCCACTACCGTGTGAGAGAAGCCAAAGTCTGTCCCGTTTTGTTTCTCACTCGACTCCTATCACGAGAAGGTTCGCAAGGAGTCTATATTTGCTCTAGATAAACCACTTTAGCATCATTTACAAAACAATGAAATTGTTTTGAACTCTTTTCTAGTATTATCAAAGTTctagtttatatttttgatatttgatCTGCGCTTGGGTATTATGGAATCTATTGAGgctaactcttttttttttgactccATCTCTCGTTTTCTTAtgcttgtttcttcttcttgcagATGTTCCTCCTATGGTCCAAATTGAAAGTCTAAAATGCTTCTCGTATCTTTGCTCCACTGGAAATAGTGAATGGTCGATTCAGATTTTCTCTAGTTTTCCAGTACTTTTGGTTGCCATGTCGAGTGATAATCAGGTGACACCTCAAgttttgtgttttccatattgCGTTACTCTTTGCACTATCGTCCTTTTCTTAAACCCGTTTTGGTGCTTTAACTCTGTAGGACGTTAAAGTAGCTGCCATGAATTGCTTAGAGGCGTTCTTCAACCTATGGTGCCGTGTTGACTCTAGCAAGAAAAATGGTAAATCTTGGTTTCGCATTAGGTGTTTACATCTTATCCTAACATTTGCTTAATCCTTCTTCTGTAATTTAAAACCAGGGAGTGCTGCAATCTATAGTAGTTCCTTTGATGAACTTTTGGGAATGATCATTCAACAAAGGAGGCTTATATTGTCGGACAATAAGTTTCTCTCATCGTACTTGACATCGTTGCTCAGTTCAACCCCTAATGACTTGCTAGTGCCAGTTGACCTGCAAAAGAGGTACGTAGCTGATTTGAACAGCTGTCTAATGACATATGGGTATATTAATTAGATTACTCCATTGGCAAACTCCCTCAATgcagtcttctcttgattttcAACTTCAGGTTTGATCAATCCACAAAAGAAAGCGTTCTTTCATTCATCTTATTGTATGCGCAAGAACTTCCTGCTTATGGGAAGGTGTGTTTCATCTATTTGTTTTCTGTTTCACTTCTTTCCTTCTGAAGTTCAAGTATCCCTATGATTGGTGACACTATTTTTAACAAGTATTAAATCTTACTTTTTCCCTCTTGCAGCTAAAACTTCTATCACTGCTAAAAGGTCTGGGCATCTTGCTTATGCATGATGAAAATGTTAAGTCATTAGCACAACTTCTAGATAAACGTAGTCAGTACTATGTTAAACTGGACAAAACTTCCCCGCCAATATCAGAAACTGAGGTCGACTTATTGTGCCTTCTCCTGGAGGTAAATTTACTTTATCTCCACTCCCATCTTAGGATAACTTATCTGTTGCGTTGCACCATAGGCTAATATTGATTTTGCTTTTCTCTCCTGTGTCAGTGCTCCATGATGCGTTCATCATTGTTTAAAGGGCAGTCTCTTGACGATCACATAATGAAGGCATTGAAAGTAAGATTGGTTAATTGTTCCATATCTCCCTGGTACTTCTTTTTGTTCTTGTCACTGATGTTTGCTTTTGCAGATGGATTATGGGGATTCAGAAAATCCTGCGGTTATCTCTCCATGTATTACTATTTTGGAGAAGTTAACCAATCAATATTTTACTGAACTGAAGACTGAGGTTCAGGTCAGTTTAATGGCATAGTAACTATCCTTCTATTTCATATGTATATGTAATtaatcaataatttttcaaaccCTCTTGATTGTTCTTTCTTGATCAGATTCGTTTCTTCAACAAGCTAGTGTCTATGTTTCGAAGTACAAATGGCAGGATACAAAATGCTGCTAAAGAAGCTGTCTTACGCCTGAAGGTATGCTCACTTTCTACTTATTTCTCGTATTCTTCATTTCTGTCCTTTTTTCACTGTCTTTTCTTATACAGTATGTAAACTATCTTTTTCAGTTTTACAAAAACCTtgataaaaagatttttttttcttgccaAACAGTTTCTATTGGCTGCATTTTACTTTAATTACATGGTATCTTCAATGCTGTTGCAGATTTCTTGTTCAACGGTGGTCCATACACTCGATCATATCACTCAGCAGAATAATCTTGTTATTGATTCTTtgagcaagaagaagaaaccgaAGAAAAATTCAGAGTCCTGCCTAGACGAGGACGTAAATGGTGGGGAACTTCTAAGAGGAGAAAAGGCTCTCTCTTTCATTGCCTCGTTAGTTGACATGCTGCTTCTAAAGAAAGATCTAGTTCACAGGTCTCTTGAATTTTTATATGCTTATATTTGCCTGTCTTTGTAAATTTTGGCAATTGGAGACGATTTATTGCCATCTAATTTTCTTATATCTTATTCTTGCTTAGGGAGTCCCTTGTAGGGCCTTTGTTTAAGCTCCTAGGACGATCTATGTCTAATGAATGGGTGAATATTGCTTCGTCGGCTGAAGAAACCTCCGTCCAACCTCCTCAGGACGTCCGTGAAATAACTCAGGCATCTATTTCTTCCATCCAACAGACAGTGCTCTTACTCctcaaagatatttttgattCTCCGAATATGAATCCTTTGAAGGTATGCTTTAGAGTTATTTATGGGGTTGATTAAcggttttttttcttgtttcttctctTAATTTACTTTTGATAACAGGCTGACATAACAAGTGAAATCAATGTCAAAATGCTGGTTGAGTTTGCCCATTCCTCAAATGATGGAGTCACACGGAACTATATCTTCTCCCTCTTCACATCAATAATTAAAATTGTTCCAGATAGAGTTTTGGACCATATTATCAGCATACTTACACTTGTTGGAGAATCAACGGTGACACAGGTGTGTTAGTCCATAACCTTCTTACTCTTGTATCAAATTCATTTTCCCCTTAGACCCTTCAGATCACTTGATTTTTCTTGGTACTCCCCTTAGACTCTTCAGACACCtgattctttattttatttgtagattGATAGCCACTCCAAGTCGATCTTTGAGGAGTTTATATCATCAGTTATTCCATTTTGGCTGTCTAAGACTAAGAGTGAGGAGAAGTTGCTGGAGGTAATCTTTTCgtgatgtttcttttttttccttataaAGTACATCAGTTGtggattaatatattttactaatttgatttttcagatttttgttAAAGTGTTGCCTGATATTGTTAAGCATAGAAGGCGCTCCATTGTAGCTTACCTGCTGAGGTAATGTgtagataaataaaattgattgaAACTTTTGTGGGTTTTCTCTGAAAATATTAGTGACGATCCTTTATTTCTGCAGAGTTATTGGTGAACAAAATGGCTTGCCTTCTTTACTTGTCCTCTTGTTCCAGTCCCTGATTTCAAGGAAAGACTCAGCTTGGCTTGGTAAAGTCCAGACTTCAGAAAGTTTCTTATCCGATGTTAAGAGGGAATGGGAGTATGCTTTTGCCGTGGAAATATGCGAACAATATACTTCTTCAACATGGCTCTCTTCCCTGGTCATGCTTCTTCAGACTATCAGCAAAGACAGTTCTagtaaagaatgtttttttcagATGCGACTTGTCCTAGAATTTATATTCCAGAAATTGCAAGACCCAGAATTTGCATTTGCAGTGTCACTTGAACCAAGAAATAATGTTTCAGTTGGCATTCAGGTAACCctcttcaaatttttatttctaaacttCTGTTTATTACTTTGTATAGCTGTTTGTTTGCTTTCTTAAATGTCCATTTTTAGTTAACGcattttgttaaattttcagCAAAAACTACAGGAACTTATGAAGGGTTGTATACTTCTCCTGCAAGCTGTTGATTCCACGAAGGAGAAAGATGTGACTTCTCTGGTTAGAAAGGAAATCAGAATGCGTGTACATGATATCTTGATGACTGTTACGGGAGTTATGGATCTGTCTATATATTTCAGAGTTGTTACTAGCTTGCTTCAACAGCAGTCGGATCGTAATGGGACGAGAAAGGTATACATTATAAcctcttataaaaaaaatttctcctTTGAGACTTGATGGCTTTCTTTGATATGCTATTTTTTTGTGTGAATGCAGGTACTTGGCCTTATAAGTGCAAGAGCTAAggactcttcttcttctaaacTGAAACAAAAGAGGAGGCTTTCCAATCAGAAAAGAGGAAATCCTTGGTTGAACCTGGATGAGGCTGCTGTTGAAGCTTTCGGGAAGATGTGTGAGGAAATCGTCAATGTGATTGTTGAGACAGATGATGAGTCAGGTGTCCCAGCTAAACGAGCTGCCATTTCTACGCTAGAAGTTTTGGCTAGCAGGCTTCCCTCTGATCATCAGATCTTCAGCAGGTGTCTTGCATCTGTTGCAGAAGGCATCAGCTCAAAGAATCTGGGAGTTTCTTCAAGCTGTCTTCGTACAACTGGTGCCTTGATCAATGTTCTTGGACCAAAGGCGCTCGTTGAACTTCCACGCATAATGAAAAATTTGGTACAACAATCTCGCGAAGTGTCATCTGCATCAACAACAACTGGAAGCGCAACAGCTGACGAACAGTTGGTTATGCTGTCTGTTCTAGTCACTTTGGAAGCAGTGATTGATAAACTTGGAGGCTTCCTGAATCCTCATCTTGGGGATATCATCAGACTCATGGTTCTGCATCCTGAATATGTCTCTGACTTCGACAAGAACCTCAAGTCCAAAGCCAATGCCATAAGGAGACTCCTCACTGAAAAAATACCAGTAAGCTCTTCACATAGTTATATGAATCTGAGTTTTTTTGCTTGTAGTAGTGATCTTAATAATAACAACCCTTCTTCCAGGTTCGCCTCACTCTGCAACCTCTTCTGCGAATATACGATGAAGCTGTTACTTCTGGAGATGCAAGTTTGGTGATTGCTTTTGACATGCTAGAAAACCTGGTTGCAAAAATGGATAGAGCATCTGTTGTTTGCAACCATGCAAAGATTTTCGACCAATGCTTAGTTGCCCTAGATATCCGACGCCAAAATCCAGCAACGATTCAGAACGTTGATGATGCGGAGAGAAGTGTAATCAGTGCGACGGTTACACTCACAAAGAAGCTGACTGAGTCTGAGTTCAAACCCCTCTTTATCAGAAGTATTGATTGGGCAGAGTCAGATATTGTAGATGGATCTGGGAATGAGAACAAGAGCGTGGACAGATCCATCTCTTTCTATAGTCTAGTGAATAGGCTCTGTGAGAGTCACATGTGAGTAAACAAGAAGCTGTGATCCTCTTTACCTAAGCTTCTTGAATATTGGGAAACTAACTTTAATTATTCTTGTTGTGGAATGCAGGTCGATCTTTGTACCATACTTCAAGTTCATGCTTGATAGTATTGTATCGCATCTCACTAGTGCCGGAGCATCAGTTTCAACaaggaagaaaaagaaagcCAAGATTCAGGAAACGGTTGACACTATACCACCAAAGAGCTGGCATCTTAGGGCGTTGGTGCTTTCTTCTCTAAATAACTGCTTTTTGCATGATACTGGAAGCTTGAAGTTCCTCGACGCAAATAACTTCCAGGTCACTTATCTCATTACCTTTCATGTCTTCTTGGATCGAATGTCTATATCCCTTTTTCTTGGagtgttagattttttttgataCAAACTGTATTGTTCTCCACAGGTGCTACTGAAGCCTATAGTATCTCAGCTTGTTGTTGAACCGCCATCTGATTTAAAGGAGCATCCACGTCTACCATCTGTAGAAGAGATTGATGAGTTGGTGGTTTTATGTATTGGTCAGATGGGTGTGGCATCTGGCTCTGATCTTCTCTGGAAACCGTTGAACCACGAGGTAAATCAATCTTAACTTTACTTTAGACATTCTACACAATGGTCAGAACACAGTTTTGATTTCAAAcgtattaaaaatcatatatttttggttCAGGTGCTAATGCAAACAAGGAGTGAGAAGTTGCGTGCGAGGATGTTGAGTTTGAGGAGTGTGAAACAGTTGATGGATAATCTGAAAGAAGAGTATCTTGTATTGCTAGCTGAGACTATTCCTTTCTTAGGTGAACTACTAGAAGACGTTGATCTTTCTGTCAAGTCTTTGTCTCAAGATATCATCGCAAAGCTGGAAGAGATGAGTGGTGAAGATCTGGCGCAACACCTATGAGAAACCTCTGTTTGCTACAAAACGTTAGAATTTCAGTTTTGATGTCTTCTGTTTGTGACTGAATGTGAAATACGGTTTGATTATGAACAACAGTTTTGAGTTCTTTTGTTATGACttgataaaatatttgtttctgttacATAACTTGATAACTAACTTGCCTTCTGAAatgtagtttatattttatgataaacgCTAATCACATAATGAAATAAATTAATGGGTAATAAAACCAATGGTTTCATTTATCAATCTTCTATTTCAGCACCACATCTTTTTCCGTCTCTGGGAGGTATTTCTTTAAATGATTCTTCATGTCTCATGAGTTGTTCATTTACATAGCTAGTGATAAGTTTGTCTAAACCTTCCAtgtatgaaaattttgttttattgttaCTATAAAACTCTAAAAGGAAAAGTTCTGAAACTTCAATATAAGATGAAAACTGCAAACAATTCAGattcaataaatgaaaagaaaaagagggaAATACATGTTTAGAAGATGAAGATGGCAGCACCACTTGAAGTCTTGAAGGCTTGGAGGCAAAGAGGTAAAGCTCCATATCTTCTTCCTTTACAACTCCTTTCTCTATCCTCTTCTTGTAGTACTTCTCCTGAAATACAACAATTGCATTAGTTCCCTCTCAAAATTACAACACTATTGTCCTAATAAACTTTATTACCTTAACCACAGAGATGAACTGAGAGACACCAGATTCTTTAACCAAGGCCACAGCACAACCGCCCCATCCAGCTCCGGTCAGTCTTGCTCCAAGTGCTCCATTCTCCCTGCTTACTTGAACCAGTTCTTCTAGCTCCGGGCAACTGCAAGATTTCATCAAGTTCATATAATCATTTTCACTCCCATTGGTTTCAAAGTTAACACTTATTCCTAAAATGTTATGCACCTGCACTCGTATAGCACACTGCAGCTGTAATGGCTCCCGTTCATGAGATCACCAAGTTTCTTTAACTTTTCTTCGTCGCTGCAACAGTTGATGTCTCAAGGTCTTTAGGTAGGCTCAAACAAAAAGATTTATTCAGAAGTTTGATAGTGACCTTAAGTTTGAATAGACAGTGTCCTTGAAACCATGAACTCTCCGGGCTTCGGAGTAAACATGTGCAGCTCGCTATTGATGATTGTAAGGAGAGATTACTGTTAAGACTTCGGGAAAGAAACATCATCAATAGgtttttatacattaatataccTGATGCAGCTTAAAATGCGTAGCAGCGTTAAGTACAGCTAAAGATGTAGGATCATTGTTCAAGATTGATGGTAACTTCTCCTCGACGATTTTCTCAATCTCCTCGGGGGTATATGGTTCTTCTTTCAGATACTCCTGCATCATATACATAAAGATCATAGCTAACTAAAAATAACAAAGTCTGTTTTAGCAAGAGAATCATGGTTAGAGTGTACCTTAACAGCTAGAAGAGGATCAGAGGAGCCATGATCACCAGCAAATGACACACATAAAACCCTCCACATCAGAAAGAGTCTTAACTTTTAATATGGCTTCTTTTGGTTCCATTCCAAGCTTAATGCCAAGTATGATCTACAAACTCCACATGCTTGAGAGAATCATGTATAGTCCATAGCAAACAAAGTTAATTGTAAGTTATGCTATGACTTACGGAAGCAAGTCGACATTCAACGACCCTTTTATTGAAGTTCTTAGCAGCTGTGACCGCCTTTTGAGACTCTGCAAGAGAATGTGCAACTACAAAACTTCCACAATCAGGGAGTTTCACATCAGTTGCACGTACTGGGTTGAAGTCAATAAGCTTGGCAAAACCAGGTTTAGCCATAATAGAGATTGCCTGTTGCAATAATTGGAATTTAATAAAGCAGAAACAGAGATAATTCTAGGTGCAGTGATGGTAGTGAGTCACCTGATCCATCCCACCAGATTGTGTCCCAATGTGCTGTTCACATTCACTTGTAAACTGTGCAAGTTCTTTCTGAAAACAAAGGATACAGAGAGGAGAACTTGGCCAAGTGAACAATCAACAAGAGAGGCTTCTTTCATCAGAGCATGACTGAGTAATACCTTTTCAAAGTTCTGACCAAAGACAGCCATAATAGCAATTGTTGATGAGCAGACAAAGGCAGCAGAACTTGACAAACCAGAACctgaattaaaagaaaaaagaactcAAGTTCAAATACTTGAGGCTAACATGATAAGCATATATGTTGGGAACTAGATAGACCTGTGGGAACAACCCCATCAACAATCACATCAAGTCCAACAGGTGAACCAATGTTCACCCCTTTTGACTTTGCATACTCATGGAACCCTTTATACCTGTAAGAATAGAACATCATAGATCTCTTAGTTAATACTAATGGAAAATTGTTAAATTTAGATTTATCATGGACTTCCAACTTAAAGACAATTGACGATAAGTATATTAGCCTCTATTCATTATCTATTAATATTTTTCCAACTACCGATGTGACATTTTTATTCATTCAATAACAAAACAGATGAGATCCCCCTTACGCGCAAATGAAGTAATGACCCCATTTGTGATTCTTCAAGTCAATCTCCTGCAAAGGTTGACGTAAATGACAAGGCACTATCGTTCCCAAACAGAGAAATAGAGAGCAACAAAACAAAGAGAAACCTGGTGAGGATCAGCAGGATAAGTACACATGGAGTACTTTCCATTAACATTTGCAATCCGGAGCTGACTTTGACCCTCACGTTTCCGGATAGCAACAATGGTGTCCTGACGAATAGCCATTGGTAGCACTGAGTATCCCTCATAGTCAACATGCTCTCCTATCAGATTCACTCTTCctgaacacacaaaaaaaaacatctcttTCAGAAAAATGTCAACGCTatctaagagatcacttgacgACAAAGCTACAGAATCAAACACATGTTCTGTACCGGGAGAGCGAGCGAAGAGTTGGGGAGTAGCACCGAAGAGTTGGTTGAATTTGGCAGTCAAAACATGGAATCTTGTCTTAGCTTCTTGGAGCTGAGATCCTTCCCCGTAGACAGACTCAAGGGACGAGAAGATAGGGACTGTAACTTCTTCCTGTTTCGCCATGTCCTGTAGTCTCTCTAACGAATGTGTCTTCCAAGCTCCCTTTCTCTCTCATTGTCTTTGTTCACAGTTGTCAGGaaatgtcttcttcttcttcccttggGCCATCGTTAAATTTAATATACACTAGTGAAGATACACGTGggttta of the Brassica rapa cultivar Chiifu-401-42 chromosome A03, CAAS_Brap_v3.01, whole genome shotgun sequence genome contains:
- the LOC103859164 gene encoding uncharacterized protein At3g06530 isoform X1 produces the protein MSSSLASQLQAIKSIVQADTEPSKRPYTRPSILFSPKEAADFDIESIHELGLKGLEVLGNKDERFKNFANDLFSHKSREIDRELLSKEENAKIDASISSYLRLLSGYLQFRASLETLEYLIRRYKVHVYNVEDVVLCALPYHDTHAFVRIVQLITTGNTKWKFLDGVKNSGAPPPRAVIVHQCIRDMNVLEALCDYGSRTKKYQPSKPVVSFSTAVVVEVLGSVAKVDGDIVKQILPFVDSGLQSAVKGCLDQQAGALMVVGMLATRATLNDNLIKRFMRSIIDISREHAKESSDRHWLRLSFMALINLVQLQSVDLIPKKALDLLKEIRDISGVLLGLSKEFNIKRFLAVLLDSLLLYSSSDDQCLETLVSIIDNVPVDKLVDHLISKVFSTCMTQYQKNKSDLTSSTSGSWAKKILAVVSKKYSVELRAAVPKFMEDTKGQSKKEDLKLEILSRMMDGNSDISTPFMDSKLWFRLHHPKAAVRCAALSSLNSDLKSDRSKAENLITIQDAIVRQLWDDDLAVVQAALSIDQLPNIVTSSSLLDALLHLVKRCVGILLSGSQNVQLAADVVALSLKIAVSSFCNQADSTEKVASAVFPFLLIQPKSWNLNLHVLTLVKDVSWPLIKNLVADDGMKNLPDIMSGNISSISMDIINILGEALSLEPDERRIELIESACNFKLSEVLEACSNIKLTEQELNKLQKGLLIRESVSALNMNIVDQLAEAFLMHPGDIIQWLNNSCQDAPLSKTLFYLLLMQSLHKMNSSSDPSHFLDLVDLCFPVLKTEWQDLDVAVDVSFKELSKSNCRELLYQLCDTYDVTALNSKLLLCLFWKLVDSFVKLEPAHVSSVFSKRLCSGLEDLFFFFATTRSQHVFKEHLHYRVREAKVCPVLFLTRLLSREDVPPMVQIESLKCFSYLCSTGNSEWSIQIFSSFPVLLVAMSSDNQDVKVAAMNCLEAFFNLWCRVDSSKKNGSAAIYSSSFDELLGMIIQQRRLILSDNKFLSSYLTSLLSSTPNDLLVPVDLQKRFDQSTKESVLSFILLYAQELPAYGKLKLLSLLKGLGILLMHDENVKSLAQLLDKRSQYYVKLDKTSPPISETEVDLLCLLLECSMMRSSLFKGQSLDDHIMKALKVRLMDYGDSENPAVISPCITILEKLTNQYFTELKTEVQIRFFNKLVSMFRSTNGRIQNAAKEAVLRLKISCSTVVHTLDHITQQNNLVIDSLSKKKKPKKNSESCLDEDVNGGELLRGEKALSFIASLVDMLLLKKDLVHRESLVGPLFKLLGRSMSNEWVNIASSAEETSVQPPQDVREITQASISSIQQTVLLLLKDIFDSPNMNPLKADITSEINVKMLVEFAHSSNDGVTRNYIFSLFTSIIKIVPDRVLDHIISILTLVGESTVTQIDSHSKSIFEEFISSVIPFWLSKTKSEEKLLEIFVKVLPDIVKHRRRSIVAYLLRVIGEQNGLPSLLVLLFQSLISRKDSAWLGKVQTSESFLSDVKREWEYAFAVEICEQYTSSTWLSSLVMLLQTISKDSSSKECFFQMRLVLEFIFQKLQDPEFAFAVSLEPRNNVSVGIQQKLQELMKGCILLLQAVDSTKEKDVTSLVRKEIRMRVHDILMTVTGVMDLSIYFRVVTSLLQQQSDRNGTRKVLGLISARAKDSSSSKLKQKRRLSNQKRGNPWLNLDEAAVEAFGKMCEEIVNVIVETDDESGVPAKRAAISTLEVLASRLPSDHQIFSRCLASVAEGISSKNLGVSSSCLRTTGALINVLGPKALVELPRIMKNLVQQSREVSSASTTTGSATADEQLVMLSVLVTLEAVIDKLGGFLNPHLGDIIRLMVLHPEYVSDFDKNLKSKANAIRRLLTEKIPVRLTLQPLLRIYDEAVTSGDASLVIAFDMLENLVAKMDRASVVCNHAKIFDQCLVALDIRRQNPATIQNVDDAERSVISATVTLTKKLTESEFKPLFIRSIDWAESDIVDGSGNENKSVDRSISFYSLVNRLCESHMSIFVPYFKFMLDSIVSHLTSAGASVSTRKKKKAKIQETVDTIPPKSWHLRALVLSSLNNCFLHDTGSLKFLDANNFQVLLKPIVSQLVVEPPSDLKEHPRLPSVEEIDELVVLCIGQMGVASGSDLLWKPLNHEVLMQTRSEKLRARMLSLRSVKQLMDNLKEEYLVLLAETIPFLGELLEDVDLSVKSLSQDIIAKLEEMSGEDLAQHL